TATTTTTTATATGCTGTGCTGTAGCTTTACCACTCAGTGTCTAACCTGGAACTGGACTCAACCTCTGTGAGAATCACAGTGGGGGAAATGCAGAGATTGGCAAGGAGATGACATTGCTTAGGAAGTAATGTATCAAAAAGACTGGAACCAAAGTATGGACCTTCAGTGAGGACTACAGGAACCACTTGCCACAGAAGAGAAGGACCCCATAAAGGTCTGCCCCACTGTCAACCCTGGGAGACGATCAGCAGAGGTGGCTAGAAGAGGCTTCCCTTGACTTTGGCCTCAGTAGTCTAAAGGCAATGAGGACGTTGAGTTAAAGGGGTGTGGTCTCAGGTTAGCACAGGGAGCAGTCCCAGGTGGAGACTGAGTAACTCTGCGGAATGGAGGGAGCTCTAAGAGTTCTGCCATGACTGTCGGCAATGGGAAACTCCAAAATAACTAGAAGAGGCTCTCtcgcgggcagcccaggtggctcagcggcttagcgttgccttcagcccagggtgtgatcctggagacccaggattgagtcccacgtcaggctccacgcagggagcctgtgtctctgcctctctctctctctctgtctctcacgaacaaataaataaaatcttttttttttttttttttttaaaaagaggctctCTCGGACGCCAGCCTTTTAGGAATCTAACAATGATGAGGATATTGGTGTATGGGGCACAATCTGACTTCAGCAGAGGGAAGACGCCCTGGCCCTCAATGGATTCCAGGTGCAGACACTGAATGAAGTTAATTACCCCAGAATATAAGGAGCCCCACAGAACCTTACTCTTTCTGTCGGCCCAGGAGGACCCGGGCACGGCGGGAGCCGGGGAGGAGCAGACTGGGAGCAGGAACGGAAGGAATATCCCGTAACTTCCGCTTTCAAAGTCTGATAAATGCCGCCATGGAAAGGCGTGGCCTCTCTCAGCAGAAGAAATCCTACGACTGGTCGACTGGCCGAGTGAGTAGACTGAATGAGGAAACCAAAGACGCCGAATAGAGGCCCCATTGAGAAAGCCCTGTCCCTTTTCTTATCCCAGAAAACCCCTGAAATGACTGTCAGACTGAGGCATTTACTGACTGGGGCCTCAGGAATCCGAAGGCCGTGACGGCCATGATTCGAAGGGTGTGGCCAGATGTCAGAGAGGGAGGACCAAGTGAGGACTGAGGGGACCCTTAGAGCTCTTCGGTCAGTCCTGAGTGGatcagggtggggctggggatggggggacGGCGTGTCTGGAAGTGCTTTCCCCTTACTTTTCCTCAGGAGTCTGAGGGTACTCCAGTCAACAGACGAAGAGTCCCAGCTTCTACCACAGTCAAGGTAAGGTGCTCAGTAAAGATTGAGGGAATATCCACTCCACACTGGAAGGGACTATACAGATCCCAACCTGTGCTGTCACCTCTGGGAAGTATTGGGCAGCAGTGCCTAGAGTTAGTATCCTTTGACTCTGCTTGGAGAATCTGAGGGTAAGTACTTTGTTCTGAGGAAGGTCTTagctgagcagagggagaaatggcaGGCCTGCCAACCCTCAGCATAAGACTCTGAATGGGGACTGATGTGACCACCTACCCTACAACAGAGGGAGCCCCTAGATATGAGCCCAGTCCCTGCTATGAGCTCTGGAGGCCCTGAATAGCTGGCACACTGGGTTGCCCCCTGACTTGTACTTTTGGTTTCTAAGGAGGTGAGGCCAGTTCTGAGGAGGGCTGCATcaagtgagcagagggaggagtccCAGACCCTGCCAGGAATCAAGGTAAGATGCTGCATGAGGAATGAGGACGTCTCTTCACTAGAATGGAGAAGGCCCCTCAAAACTGGTGTcagccctgggaggaggaggggatggcCAGGAGTGACTTCCCTTGACTTGTGCCTAGAAAGTGTGAGGATCGTGAGGACATTGTTTGAGAGGTCCGGCCTCAAGTAAGCAGAAAAAGGAATCCCAGGCCCTGCCAGGAATCCGAGTAAGATGTGGAGTGGAGACTGGTGGGAATCACACACTCCAGAATAGTGGGAGCATCGTAGAGCCCTGTTCCTGTTCTGAGACTGGGTAGGCCCTGGAATAGTTGTCAGACTTTGGtactttctgattttgtcttgggAGCCTGTTGTTTCAAATTAGCAAACAGAAGTATCTTAGTCTCTATCAAGGTCAAAGTTATGACCTCAAGTGAAGATTGAGGGGAGCACACCTGCCAGAACAACAGAGCCCCCAACAGACAGCTGCCTTCCTCTGTCACCTCTGAGAGGCCTAGGAAGGTGTGGCCTAATGAGGCACCTTCTTACTTCCTTTCCCTTGGCTATGTCAGCTGGCTGTACTCTGAGGAGCCTTCTCACTTCCTCCTCCAGCTTCTTACAGGTCAGGAAAGGAGACCTGTGAAGCTCTAGAGTTACTGTCCTCAGGAAAAGATGGTGGATACAGTCTTCATCAGAGCTGTCACAGTTGAGTTTATCAGATGAGGCCACTCatgtcttccctttctccccaggTTGTGGTCCTCTGTCACCCACCCTCCCGCCCACATTCCTTCCCACTACCACCAAGAGAAGTGAGCATGTCTCAGAGTCAGGAGATTCCATTCTGCACACAGGAACAATACTCTGCCCACAATGAAATCACAGCCATCTCACCAAGCAAACCAGATAAGGGCTCCAGCAGCCAAGAAAAGGAAGATAGTTCAGCTCCTTTATCAAAGTCGGGCACCGAGAACTTGCCCGTAGACCCTCTAGATGAAAAGGTGACTTCGTTGGTGCAGTTCTTGCTGCACAAGTATCAAACGAAAGAGCCCATCACAAAGGCAGAGATGCTTGATGTTGTTATCAAAGAGTGCAAGGATCACTTCCTTGAGATCCTCAGGAGAGCCTCTAAGCACATGGAGGTGGTCTTTGGTGTTGATGTGAAGGAGGTGGACCCCACCAGACACACTTACGCCCTTGTCAACAAACTAGGCCTCACTTATGATGCGAGGCTCAGTGGTGAGGAGGGCATGCCCAAGACCAGCCTCCTGATAATTGTCCTGGGTGTGATCTTCATGAAGGGCAATCGTGCCACTGAGGAAGAGATCTGGAAAGTGCTGAATATGATGGACTTGTATTCTGGGAGGAATCACTTCGTTTTTGGGGAGCCCAGGAAGTTCATCACCAAAGATTTGGTGCAAGAAAGGTACCTGGAGTACCGGCAGGTGGCCAACAGTGATCCTCCATGCTATGAGTTCCTGTGGGGACCCAGAGCCCATGCTGAAGCCAGCAAGATGAAATTGCTGGAGTTTTTTACTGAGATCCATGAGTCTGACCCCCGGTGCTTCCCGTCCCAGTATGAGGAGGCTTTGAGAGATGAAGCAGAGAGAGCCCAAGCTAGACTTGCAGCCAGGGCCAACACTAATGCCATGAGCAGAGCACATCTCAGGGCCAGATCCCTCAGCAGCTCCCACCCCTAGAGAAGTCGGGGGCAGATTCTTCACTTTGTCTTTAAAATTAGCAGTCAACTTTCTAAGTAGTGGAGGGCTGGGGTGTGGCTGTAGGAAGCACGATGTATAACATCCCTGTGTCCCTCTTCTTTATGTTTAACACAGAGGTTTATCTTCTtcatggggggcgggggaagtttgttttcaaatgttgTTCCCTTTAATATACCATTTTATTAGCTTCAGAATCTAAGTTCATGAATGGCACTGGTTATACATTTATTGCTATTTATGACATTTAAGAATACAAGTTTAGTTTGTTTATAAAACTGACCATCTTCTTTTGTTATCTGGAAAAAGTAAATGATATTCAAATAGGCGTTTCTTTGGAAGTATCAAAGAATTCAGCAGTAAAATAGTTGggatcaacaacaacaaaaatcccttaaagatggtcaaaaggtaccAAAAGATAGTTAATTTTCAGCCTCCCTTAGCCCTTTTAATCTACCATTCTGTAAAATTAAGTAACATACATGTATTTGCTTAGATTAGTTAAAACTATAtgagaaataaatcttaataaattataCCCTATGTACACTGGCTCATTTATTCCCCAAATATTAATTCGGCAACTGCCTTTTGGAAAGCACTGTTAGTAGTGGGGATGCTAGGATAAACAAGAATCACTACTACCTGCCCATAGAGTATTAGATTCTAGGAGCAAGAATCATGTAAAGACAATGGTGAGTATcctttaatatcaaaataaaaagtaaaaaggaatgaagaggtTGTGGcggccaggggcggggcgggggcgggggttgCTCCATGTGATGGCAGTCAAGTATAAATATCCTGAGAAAAGACAGGCAGTGGCCTTGGAAATTACAAGTCTTCAGTAGGAGGTATAGTACACTAGCTAAGGCTATGGGAGTGGTGAGTGGGGTCAGACCCTCAAATGGTGTGTCTCAGAGttgaaaatgaaaactgtttGTTCTTAGTGGCTACTTTGGAATTATGGCTGTAGGGACAGGAATGGAAGGTATCCTGCGTTCTTGTCAAAGTGCAATTAAACAGAATGCACAAATTAGGTATTTTATGAACATCATCTTCGAGGAGTTTGTGAGAAATAAGGGTGATACTTCCCCGAGGTGAGACACCCAAAAGCCACTGGGCTGGCACTCTGTCTTGGGCTTAGAGATCCAGAGCCTATACCATTCATTAAATAGGTCATGTTTAATATAGTTTGGCAAACTCTAAGCAAGGCCTAGATTTTTGGAgggaataaatgaacaaaaataggGACAGATTATTGGAAGGGCAactgagagggaaggaaagagttgGTCCTTGATACAAATTCTAGGAGTTTGGAGTTGCATTCAGTTGAGAAATACTAATACTCCCCCAAAcccaaattaaataatatatcctCTGGGGAAGACTTGCTAAGGCTTTCTTGTGAAGCAGCCATTTGGGCTGGTTTGGTGTGCCATGTCCTAGAACAGTGCATATTCTCTAACATCTCCTGGGTGAACAAGTCCCAGAGAGGAAGGCACTAATGTCTGGGGTCAAAATAATCATCGTAATAACTGCCAATCATCAAAGATCCAATGCACACCATGCACCATGCCTGGGGCTTTACATAcaatacatacattttaatggTCATGCTATAAGACAAGGTTCATCCAGCCCACTTCACCTTCTAAGATGAAGAACATCTTAGAAAGTTGGTGAACGTGCACAAATTCATAGGCCCAGCATGTGACAGAGTTGGAACTAGACCTCCTGTTTCAATTCTTCTAGAGCCCGTGCTATTCTACTCCTCCCAGCCTATGGACAACCTTCTGTTCACTCCTTTTCTTATTACTCCATAATGCTTATCAGGGGGTAAAAAGAAGGGCATTGTAGCCAAAGTACACAAAATGAATAGATATAATGAAGGAACTTGAAAATGAGAATCATATATAATTTAGACATTGTCTGTGGGGTTCATTTACCAAGACTGCGGCTGCCTCACCCCAGGCCTCCTTGGGAGCTGCCTCTGCTCAGTAACTGATATGTGTGTGCAACCCCAACACTTCCCCATATTACGGTGCCCTTCCCCTGAGTCTTCCCCAATTGTCCTCCTGTCCAACTCTAAAAGCTGACCTGCTGACCATCTTTTCAATGTGTCTTCCTCTGGACACTGTACCCTGCTTCCGGTGGAAGAGATTGTCCAGGATCACCTACACTTCTCCTAACTCAGAGTATTCCATTTTCTGCAATCATCTCTTGGCTGACCTTCACTATAGGATCCCTCTGCTACAACCCCTTCTGTTtaaggattgattgattgattgattgattgattgattgattgatttgagagagagaatgtgaggggggggcagaggggaaaagagctcaagcagactctgtgctgagtgtggagtcccgatgtggggactcgatctcacagccctgaaatcatgacctgagccaaaaccaagagttggatgtttaactgaatGAGTCACCCCAGCACTGCACCCCCCTTCTCTTTAAACAGTGAAGTTTAGGTAAATGGTCATTCCCTGGAGGGCTTCTTCACCATACTCTCAAAATGCTTTACAATTGGGCTTGTGAGTAGAATCTAAGTAGGCACAGAACATACTGGTTCTTGGGATGTAAACCTGAAATAAGAGAAGTTTTTGAAACAACCTTGATATTTGCAGTAGGCTTTTAATGGAGTGTCCTATTTGAGACTAGCCACTGAAAAGATATACCAATGAGTGAGCATACCTAGGTGATCAAAAACCAAAGCCTCACTCttaagagacagagggagcaagaTCATAGAAATCACTGTGCAAGCAACCATCTAGAAATACTGAGTCTGACTCCCTATAACCCTGGAAGTCCTAGGAGGCAGGAGGAGTGGCGATGCCAAGGACTAGTTCCTTGGCCTAATATGCTagactgatttaaaaacaaacaaacaaacaaacaaaaaacaaacaaaaaagaaacaaaaaacctcacCACCCTTATGTTATCTCTAGCTTGTATACTTTTCCCAGTAGAAAATCTTGGTTTTCACTGTGCCTAACAGCACTGTACAGATGTTCAGGTGCATTCAGTTAGGTGGTATATAGGAGACACTCTAAAGTTAAGATATTGACCAGGCAGCAAAAAGAAGGAGGTAATTCTCACCTACTGAAATTACAGAGGTTTTTGCAAAGGGCAGTGCAGAAATGTGCTATTGAGTGAAGAAGAGTGAGCCTTTCCTGTAAGGATTTATAAGGTTCTTTTAAAGACCAGATGTCATCCTGTACTTAAAAGCATCCTCAAAAATGTGGCTAACTGCAAGGCGAATAACAGGCTTCACAGAAACTACTCCAGGAAACAAAGTGAGTTACTGTCCTAGTAAATTGTAATAGTCGCtctttattgaacacctactatgtaaTAGTTAAAGGGAGAGACTGCAAGTACTCACCCACATCCTTTCTTGGCTTCTTTCCTGGGTTCACAGGAAAGCTACATTCCTAGCCCACTTGCAGTTAAAAAGGGCCATGTGACTACTCTTGCCAGAAGCAGTAGTTGTCATTCCTGGGCCAATTCATTTGAGATCTAGGATGTTCCCTCCACttactttctcccattcagtagaaaGATGCGGAGCTCATGTTGAGACGTGAAAGTACAGGATGGAAGCAGCCTACGTCTCTGAGTCACCGGTTAGCAAAGACGTCCTGCCAAATCACATCAAATTTTATGTGcacaagaaataaacctttgttatGTTAAGTCattcagattttacattttatgttttgtatcaGCTAGCAGTTACTTTATCTAGCTAATAAACAGGTGCTATTTATGttaagcttatttaaaaatgttaatgacgaagctaataataatacatatattctcTCATTGCAAGTATTTCTAACAACATACATAAATCTATCCTTTCCCTTTACTGTGTTGCTCTAAAACTCAGCCTTCTCTTCAGAGgtaactacaataaaaaatatggtatctattattttaaagataattttaagctttttaacaCATAGATGtgctattaaaatatatgtgattttttaatacaCTGGGTAGTGATGTACATATCGTTCTCCCACTTGCCTTTGTCACTTAATAAAGTGAATGCAGCATCATCATTCCATGACAACACATATAAATCCACCTCATTATTTTAACCACTCCCTAGGATTCTAAAGTATGCATGTTCTATAATTAATTTAACTATTTTCTTCCTGATAGACACTTAAGTAGTTCCCAATAGTTTTTATGCTTAATAGAATTGAATCAACATCTTTAGACATTAGTTCTTGGGAAAATGTACATAGAAAAGACATAGCAAACCAAAATTGGGACAAAGTGGAGAGGGCATGAAAGTTGTacctttttataaatattgccAAAATATCATCTCACATATCTACCAATTAATATTTTACAGAGTAATGTATGTAGCTACCCTATACTcttctattttgtgttttagatCCTTTATCTTTTGGTTGAACTCATGAAAAATAGTCTCAcagttatattaatttttatttccctattttcTAATTTAGTTGAGCAGAAAATGAACTTAATCTCTTGCCCATATAAAACTACATTTCTGCAGCCATGTTCTGAGTCACAGGGTTCCTCTGAACAAGCCTTGAAATTCTGATATCAACAagatattttcctttactttgaGAAGCAAGGATTTGGTTAGAGTAACTGGGTGTCAGAGATTTTGGCCAGACAGGACATGCTCAGCTAGTGAGGGGCAGGAGGATGGCGAGGAGAGCAATTTCCAGAGTCCATGAGAAAGACCACAAGCAAAACCAAGTCAAAAGAGCATAGGGCAGGCTGGCAGTTGAGAATCTGAAAATTCAACATCATGTGGAGAAGTAACCATAAAGGAAGAAGGTGGTAGATGGTGGGGGAGGGTCATACAAGGGCACTTATATAAATAGGGTTGGGAAATTTCTGACTTACTTCTACCAGCTGGAAATTGTCAAGTGATCTAAGTGGGCACGTCTacaaatgaaagaacacaaaacTTATCAGACGTCCCACCCTACCTTAGAATCTTCTTTACATATTGTCAGGCAGAGTATAGCTGTGTCTTCTGTATCCATCTAGTTATTTATTGGTGGATTCTAGTAGAGCAACATTTCCTAATGACCCTGATGGTTCCAGTGTATCCTTATTAATGCACTAGGGCTGGGAGTTATTTTTATGTCTCCTAGAGACAGCTATTTCCTACTTTGTATATGGTGGAGCCCTCCATGAAGGTTGTGGCTACGTGAATGGGTGGGGTTAGTGAGTGCTGACACACAGGCCAGGAGTACCATGAGGCATAGAAAGGGATATGTAGTGGCAAGGAAGGAAAATTGGAGGAGAAATGTTTTAGGGGCTAATTAGCTCAGTGACTATAAAGGGCTAGGTGTGAGAAACAGTCCAGATGGTGTCCCTAATTCAGACTGCCTTCCCATACTTCCTGAATTTTTGGCACACCAGAAGTGAGTATCCTGGGTCTGCATTTAGTGGCCTGTGTTGCCACCAGAGATACCTGCCTGGCACAGGGGATTAAGCAGATATTTGCAGTGTGTGTGGTAAGCTGATGGAGATTGCACACTTCCTTGTTACGCTGACGGGATGATGGAGATGTGTGGGGTCCAATGAGGAGCATGATGTACCATCCTGTGGC
The Vulpes vulpes isolate BD-2025 chromosome X, VulVul3, whole genome shotgun sequence genome window above contains:
- the LOC112919007 gene encoding melanoma-associated antigen B16-like; this encodes MERRGLSQQKKSYDWSTGRESEGTPVNRRRVPASTTVKEVRPVLRRAASSEQREESQTLPGIKVVVLCHPPSRPHSFPLPPREVSMSQSQEIPFCTQEQYSAHNEITAISPSKPDKGSSSQEKEDSSAPLSKSGTENLPVDPLDEKVTSLVQFLLHKYQTKEPITKAEMLDVVIKECKDHFLEILRRASKHMEVVFGVDVKEVDPTRHTYALVNKLGLTYDARLSGEEGMPKTSLLIIVLGVIFMKGNRATEEEIWKVLNMMDLYSGRNHFVFGEPRKFITKDLVQERYLEYRQVANSDPPCYEFLWGPRAHAEASKMKLLEFFTEIHESDPRCFPSQYEEALRDEAERAQARLAARANTNAMSRAHLRARSLSSSHP